A region from the Strix uralensis isolate ZFMK-TIS-50842 chromosome 24, bStrUra1, whole genome shotgun sequence genome encodes:
- the PIK3C2B gene encoding phosphatidylinositol 4-phosphate 3-kinase C2 domain-containing subunit beta — translation MSATRGNGEHWKSLESVGISRKELALAEALQMEYDALSRLRQDKEENRAKQRGDRPLISWDDPTERNGCAGIKAARGLSGSDPTLSYNVPVVPEGPPVPGPPPGPSSPQPDPQPWLKGPLAGDYLYIFEGSGGDFLGEPLNGTSPHDSGGSSPKKLSPPPLPPRHPLWSSPEGTQRSGKGSPPSSKGPQPRDINMFSAAHERAHGKLLGRRISEEDPYGIADYGGINDAITCLNLKSTYESEVLREAARGWKEGRSIFEKESSGKPVARSKTMPPQVPPRTYVSRFGNRKNLAPNKNHRISIDPVAPRPHSFSNGYELFEVSEERDEEVAAFCHMLDVLRSGYSTKDYSLTGLVWSAVNLSPEQLGHGVSLKVTVVCDSLREPLTFTCDCSSTVDLLIYQALCYTHDELHTVDVEDFMLKICGLEEFLQNKHALGSHEYIQHCRKFDIDIRLQLMKRKGVRSDLARTANDDQSPSTLNHYIHLQERPIKQTISRQALSLLFDTFHNEVDAFLAAEGDFPLKAERVIQSVMAICNALAAVECQEITAALNQMPPCPSRMQPKIQKDPNVLAKRENRERIVESLTAAILNLVELYCSTFNADFQTAVHGSREHGVAQEARLLSCPLSFTVYATHRIPITWAASYEDFYLSCSLSHGGKELCSPLLTRKAHVYKYLFHLIIWDQQICFPVQVNCLPRETLLSVTLFAVPVPPPGSSSDANKQRRVPEALGWVTTPLFNFRQVLTCGRKLLGLWPATQDNSRARSSAPNFHQPDSVILQIDFPTSAFEVKFTSPPAAEFSPKYEFSSLGEEDQRKLREAMQKKSLYWLMDTDRKRLWEKRYYCHAAPGALPMLLASAPSWEWACLPDIYALLSQWAYMSHQDALGLLHATFPDQEVRRTAVQWIDSISDTELLDYLPQLVQALKYECYLDSPLVRFLLKRAICDLKITHYFFWLLKDGLKDSQFSIRYQYLLAALLCCCGKGLREEFDRQCLLVNTLARLAQQVRDAAPSARQGILREGLEDVKQFFKANGSCRLPLSPSLLVKGIVPRDCSYFNSNAVPLKLSFQNVDPLGENIRVIFKCGDDLRQDMLTLQMIRIMNKIWVQEGLDMRMVIFRCFSTGRGRGMVEMIPNAETLRKIQVEHGVTGSFKDRPLADWLQKHNPEEDEYEKAVENFIYSCAGCCVATYVLGICDRHNDNIMLKTTGHMFHIDFGRFLGHAQMFGNIKRDRAPFVFTSDMAYVINGGDKPSSRFHDFVDLCCQAYNLIRKHTHLFLNLLGLMLSCGIPELSDLEDLKYVYDALRPQDSDADATTYFTRLIESSLGSVATKLNFFIHNLAQMKFTGSDARPTLSFAPRTHTIKTSGRIRDVFLCRHERVFNPSKGYTYVVKVQRESPGEVAFVQRTFEEFQELHNKLRLLFPSSLLPSFPSRFVIGRSRGEAVAERRKEELNGYIWHLIHAAPEVAECDLIYTFFHPLPRDEKASGTNPTPKPADATWARPLGKVGGEVKLSISYKNNKLFIMVMHIRGLPPLQDGNDPDPYVKTYLLPDPQKTTKRKTKVARKTCNPTYNEMLVYDGIPRGDLQQRELRLSVLSEEGFWENILLGEVGIRLRDLDLAQEKMGWFALGSRGHGTL, via the exons ATGTCCGCCACGCGCGGCAATGGGGAGCATTGGAAGTCCCTGGAGTCGGTGGGCATCAGCCGGAAGGAGCTGGCGCTGGCAGAGGCGTTGCAGATGGAGTACGACGCGCTGTCCCGCCTGCGGCAGGACAAGGAGGAGAACCGGGCCAAGCAGCGGGGAGACCGGCCCCTCATCTCCTGGGATGACCCCACCGAGAGGAACGGCTGCGCCGGCATCAAAGCGGCACGTGGTCTCTCCGGCTCCGACCCCACGCTCAGCTACAACGTCCCCGTGGTGCCTGAGGGTCCCCCCGTGCCCggacccccccccggccccagctcccctcagccggacccccagccctggctgaAGGGACCCCTGGCCGGGGACTACCTGTACATCTTCGAGGGGTCAGGGGGGGACTTCCTCGGGGAGCCCCTCAACGGCACCTCACCCCACGACAGTGGGGGCAGCTCCCCCAAAAAGCTCTCGCCACCCCCGCTGCCTCCCCGGCACCCCCTCTGGAGCTCCCCCGAGGGGACCCAGCGCTCAGGGAAGGGGTCCCCCCCATCCTCCAAAGGACCCCAGCCCAGGGACATCAACATGTTCTCGGCGGCCCACGAGCGGGCTCACGGCAAGCTGCTCGGCCGCCGCATCTCCGAGGAAGACCCCTACGGCATCGCCGACTATGGCGGCATCAACGACGCCATCACCTGCCTCAACCTGAAGTCCACTTACGAGTCGGAGGTGCTGCGGGAAGCTGCCCGTGGCTGGAAGGAGGGCAGGAGCATTTTTGAGAAGGAATCGAGCGGCAAGCCGGTGGCACGGAGCAAGACCAtgcccccccaggtccccccccgGACATATGTCTCCCGCTTTGGCAACCGAAAGAACCTGGCACCAAACAAGAACCACAGGATCTCCATCGATCCG GTTGCCCCCCGGCCGCACTCCTTCTCCAATGGCTACGAGCTCTTCGAGGTCTCCGAGGAGCGGGATGAGGAGGTGGCTGCTTTCTGCCACATGCTGGATGT GCTGCGCTCCGGCTACAGCACCAAGGACTATTCCCTCACTGGCTTGGTGTGGAGCGCCGTCAACCTCAGCCCCGAGCAGCTGGGCCACGGCGTCAGCCTGAAGGTGACGGTGGTGTGTGACAGTCTGCGGGAGCCCCTCACCTTCACCTGCGACT GCTCCTCCACCGTGGACCTGCTCATCTACCAGGCACTGTGCTACACGCACGACGAGCTGCACACCGTCGACGTCGAGGACTTCATGCTCAAGATCTGCGGTTTGGAGGAGTTCCTGCAGAA CAAACACGCGCTGGGCAGCCACGAGTACATCCAGCACTGCAGGAAGTTCGACATCGACATCCGCCTGCAGCTGATGAAGAGGAAGGGGGTGCGCAGCGACCTGGCCCGGACG GCGAACGACGACCAGAGCCCCTCCACCCTCAACCACTACATCCACCTGCAGGAGAGACCCATCAAACAGACCATCAGCAG GCAGGCCCTGAGTCTCCTCTTCGACACCTTCCACAACGAGGTGGATGCTTTCCTGGCAGCCGAG GGAGACTTCCCACTGAAGGCAGAACGGGTGATCCAGTCGGTCATGGCCATCTGCAACGCCCTGGCTGCCGTGGAGTGCCAGGAGATCACAGCAGCCCTCAACCAGATGCCCCCCTGCCCCTCCCGCATGCAGCCCAAAATCCAGAAG gaTCCAAATGTTCTGGCCAAGAGGGAAAATCGAG AGAGGATCGTGGAGAGCCTGACGGCCGCCATCCTCAACCTGGTTGAGCTCTACTGCAGCACCTTCAACGCCGACTTCCAGACGGCCGTGCACGGCAGCCGGGAGCACGGCGTGGCGCAGGAGGCTCGCCTGCTCTCCTGCCCACTCTCCTTCACCGTCTACGCCACCCACCGCATCCCCATCACCTGGGCTGCCAG CTACGAAGATTTCTACCTCTCCTGCTCCCTCAGCCACGGCGGCAAGGAGCTGTGCAGCCCCCTGCTCACCAGGAAGGCCCACGTCTACAAATACCTCTTCCACCTCATCATATGGGACCAGCA GATCTGCTTCCCCGTCCAGGTGAACTGTCTGCCGCGGGAGACGCTGCTCAGCGTCACGCTCTTCGCCGTGCCCGTCCCACCCCCGGGGAGCTCCTCCGACGCCAACAAACAGCGGCGGGTCCCCGAGGCCCTGGGCTGGGTGACCACCCCCCTCTTCAACTTCAGGCA ggtCCTGACCTGTGGGCGAAAGCTCTTGGGCTTGTGGCCAGCGACCCAGGACAACTCCAGAGCCAGGTCGAGTGCCCCCAACTTCCACCAGCCCGACAGTGTCATCCTGCAG ATCGACTTCCCCACCTCTGCCTTCGAGGTGAAGTTCACCAGCCCACCGGCGGCCGAATTCAGCCCCAAGTACGAATTCAGCAGCCTGGGGGAGGAGGACCAGCGCAAGCTGCGGGAGGCGATGCAAAAGAAATCGCTCTACTG GCTGATGGACACCGACCGCAAGCGGCTGTGGGAGAAGCGTTACTACTGCCACGCAGCGCCCGGCGCCCTGCCCATGCTGCTGGCCAGTGCGCCCAGCTGGGAGTGGGCCTGCCTGCCCGACATCTACGCCCTGCTCAGCCAGTGGGCCTACATGAGCCATCAGGATGCCCTGGGGCTACTGCATGCCAC GTTCCCAGACCAGGAGGTGAGGAGAACGGCCGTGCAGTGGATTGACTCCATCTCCGACACCGAGCTGCTGGACTACCTGCCGCAGCTAGTCCAG GCCCTGAAGTACGAGTGCTATCTGGACAGCCCGTTGGTGCGCTTCCTCCTGAAGCGAGCGATCTGTGACCTGAAGATCACTCACTACTTCTTCTG GCTGCTGAAGGATGGCCTCAAGGATTCCCAGTTCAGCATCCGCTACCAGTAcctgctggcagctctgctctgctgctgcggGAAGGGGCTGCGGGAGGAGTTTGACCGGCAGTGCCTGCTCGTCAACACACTGGCCAGGCTGGCCCAGCAAGTGCGGGATGCCGCCCCCTCTGCACGCCAG GGCATCCTCCGCGAGGGGCTGGAGGACGTGAAGCAGTTCTTCAAGGCGAACGGGTCGTGCCGGCTGCCgctcagccccagcctcctgGTGAAGGGGATCGTGCCCCGG GACTGCTCCTATTTCAACTCCAACGCTGTCCCCCTGAAGCTCTCCTTCCAGAACGTTGATCCCCTTGGGGAAAACATCCGAGTCATCTTCAAG TGCGGCGATGACCTGCGGCAGGACATGCTGACGCTGCAGATGATCCGGATCATGAACAAGATCTGGGTGCAAGAGGGGCTGGACATGCGCATGGTCATCTTCCGCTGCTTCTCCACTGGCCGCGGACGAG GCATGGTGGAGATGATCCCCAACGCCGAGACCCTACGCAAAATCCAGGTGGAGCACGGCGTGACGGGCTCCTTCAAAGACCGGCCGCTGGCAGACTGGCTGCAGAAACACAACCCTGAGGAGGATGAGTATGAGAAG gctgTGGAAAACTTCATCTACTCTTGCGCCGGCTGCTGCGTGGCCACTTACGTGCTGGGGATCTGCGACCGGCACAACGACAACATCATGCTCAAGACCACCGGCCACATGTTCCACATCGACTTCGGCAGGTTCCTGGGCCACGCACAAATGTTTGGCAACATCAAGAG GGACCGGGCACCGTTTGTCTTCACCTCGGACATGGCGTATGTCATCAACGGGGGGGACAAGCCCTCCAGCCGCTTCCACGACTTCGTTGACCTGTGCTGCCAGGCCTACAACCTGATCCGCAAGCACACCCACctcttcctcaacctgctggggCTG ATGCTGTCCTGTGGCATCCCTGAGCTCTCCGACCTGGAGGACCTCAAATACGTCTACGATGCCCTGAGGCCGCAGGATTCTGATGCTGATGCCACCACCTACTTCACCAG GTTGATCGAGTCCAGCCTGGGCAGCGTGGCCACCAAGCTCAACTTCTTCATCCACAACCTGGCGCAGATGAAGTTCACGGGCTCCGATGCCCGCCCAACCCTCTCCTTTGCCCCCCGCACACACACCATCAAGACGTCCGGCCGGATCCGCGACGTCTTCCTCTGCCGCCACGAGAGGGTCTTCAACCCCAGCAAGGGCTAC ACCTACGTGGTGAAGGTGCAGCGGGAGAGCCCAGGCGAGGTGGCCTTCGTGCAGCGCACCTTCGAGGAGTTCCAGGAGCTGCACAACAAGCTGcgcctcctcttcccctcctcactgCTGCCCAG cttccccagcagGTTTGTCATCGGACGGTCGCGGGGTGAAGCGGTGGCCGAGCGGCGGAAGGAGGAGTTGAATGGCTACATCTGGCACCTGATCCACGCTGCCCCCGAGGTGGCAGAG TGTGACCTCATCTACACCTTCTTCCACCCCCTTCCACGGGACGAGAAGGCGTCTGGCACCAACCCAACCCCAAAGCCGGCAG acgCCACGTGGGCTCGGCCCCTGGGGAAGGTCGGCGGGGAGGTGAAGCTCTCCATCTCCTACAAGAACAACAAGCTCTTCATCATGGTGATGCACATCCGGGGGCTG ccacCGTTGCAGGATGGCAATGACCCTGACCCCTACGTCAAGACCTACCTGCTGCCCGACCCTCAAAAAACAACCAAGAGGAAAACCAAAGTGGCCCGAAAAACCTGCAACCCCACCTACAATGAGATG CTGGTCTACGATGGGATCCCCAGGGGGGACCTGCAGCAGCGGGAGCTGCGCCTCAGCGTGCTGAGTGAGGAAGGCTTCTGGGAGAACATCCTCCTCGGGGAGGTCGGCATCCGCCTGCGGGACCTTGACCTGGCGCAGGAGAAGATGGGCTGGTTCGCCCTGGGATCCCGCGGCCATGGCACCCTCTGA